A stretch of the Verrucomicrobiia bacterium genome encodes the following:
- a CDS encoding DUF1549 domain-containing protein — protein sequence MSDSLHRASEVLVGVLASALTVLPVPAGVAAEAGEAVSGHAWWAFQPLSEVQPPWVPQVRGRSGSTAVDAFLLARLREVGLEFSPEADRRTLLRRVSMDLTGLPPSAEDAQAFLSDALPDAWERLVDRLLARPEHGERWARHWLDVARFAESSGFEHDYDRPGAHHFRDFVVQALNADMPYDQFVRWQLAGDEFAPGEVQALMATGFLGAGVFPTQITANEVERTRYDAMDDMLATTGTAFLGLTIGCARCHDHKYDPISSRDYYRLLSTFTTTVRSELELDLHPDENRAVREAFDRMHAPLVDDLHRYEAAELPRRFEAWLNAGAPVPDGPVWDLLDPEVSRSDAGATFQRLEDGSLLAAGSNGDADAYTFVAAVPSPVIRGVRLEALADSSLPHGGPGRADNGNIGLSRIRVFVTSGGDATRRELPLVSARATFEQNTNSLSVASALDDDPRTGWAVDPRFGTNHAAIFLLGGPLEVAPGDRLTVRLEFELNARHNIGRVRLAVTASDASSFEAPARPPSVTGLLEAVRKGAELSAEGRDTLMTWWRTQDAGWRTLHERVESHAQRRPAPRLTKVLVCAEGYPAVRMHTQGGDFLPETHFLLRGSPEQKRGVATPGFPRVLLRGPELGDRWQWQPAGGERFSGRRRTLAAWMTDLDDGAGALLARVIVNRLWQHHFGTGIVSTPNDFGVQGARPTHPALLDWLAGQLVRGGWRLKPIHRLLVLSDAYRQSSHPVATAFEADPENLLISRRVPRRMEAEVVRDSLLAVGGELDLQRFGPGSLKVGIGRRSIYLTIKRSQLIPMLQAFDAPEPLVSQAMRPTTTVAPQALFLMNSPEVRRWAGALAARIRADPESSPGDWVTAAWWRALSRPPSAGEVAEALEFVDAQRTRQAAAGVADPDVAAWTDLAQVVLGLNEFIYVD from the coding sequence ATGAGCGACTCGCTTCATCGTGCTTCCGAAGTGCTGGTCGGCGTTCTGGCATCCGCCCTGACGGTCCTGCCGGTGCCCGCCGGTGTCGCTGCCGAGGCCGGGGAGGCGGTGTCCGGACACGCGTGGTGGGCATTTCAGCCCCTGAGTGAGGTCCAACCGCCGTGGGTCCCTCAGGTCCGGGGGCGATCGGGGTCAACGGCCGTGGATGCCTTCCTCCTCGCCCGGTTGCGTGAGGTCGGTCTGGAGTTTTCTCCGGAGGCGGACCGGCGGACCCTGTTGCGCCGGGTGTCCATGGACCTGACCGGGCTGCCCCCGTCAGCGGAAGATGCGCAGGCGTTCCTTTCGGATGCGCTTCCCGATGCCTGGGAACGGCTTGTGGACCGGTTGCTGGCGCGTCCGGAGCACGGTGAGCGGTGGGCCCGTCACTGGCTGGATGTCGCCCGGTTCGCCGAGAGTTCCGGGTTTGAGCACGACTATGATCGTCCGGGCGCCCATCACTTCCGTGATTTTGTCGTCCAGGCGCTCAACGCCGACATGCCCTACGACCAGTTTGTCCGGTGGCAGTTGGCCGGGGACGAATTTGCCCCGGGGGAGGTGCAGGCCCTCATGGCGACCGGGTTCCTGGGGGCCGGCGTGTTTCCAACGCAGATCACGGCCAACGAGGTGGAGCGGACCCGTTACGACGCGATGGATGACATGCTGGCCACCACGGGAACCGCATTTCTCGGCCTCACCATCGGCTGCGCGCGGTGTCACGACCACAAGTACGATCCGATCTCCAGCCGGGACTACTACCGTCTGTTGTCCACCTTCACGACCACCGTGCGGAGCGAACTCGAGCTCGATCTGCATCCGGACGAGAACCGCGCCGTGCGCGAAGCGTTCGACCGGATGCATGCGCCGCTGGTGGACGATCTGCACCGCTATGAAGCCGCAGAACTGCCCCGGCGCTTCGAAGCCTGGCTGAATGCCGGGGCACCGGTGCCGGATGGCCCGGTCTGGGACCTGCTGGATCCGGAGGTGTCTCGCTCCGACGCCGGCGCGACCTTTCAACGCCTGGAGGATGGTTCCCTGCTGGCCGCCGGAAGCAACGGGGACGCCGACGCCTACACCTTCGTCGCTGCGGTTCCTTCGCCCGTGATCCGGGGAGTGCGCCTGGAGGCGCTGGCGGATTCCAGCTTGCCGCACGGCGGACCCGGTCGTGCCGACAACGGCAATATCGGCTTGAGCCGGATCCGGGTGTTCGTGACGTCCGGGGGGGATGCCACGCGGCGCGAGCTCCCGCTGGTCTCGGCGCGGGCGACGTTCGAACAGAACACGAACTCCCTGTCGGTGGCCTCCGCACTGGATGACGATCCGCGCACCGGCTGGGCGGTGGATCCGCGTTTCGGAACGAACCATGCGGCAATCTTTCTCCTCGGCGGGCCGCTGGAGGTTGCGCCTGGCGACCGACTGACGGTGCGACTGGAATTCGAGCTGAATGCGCGCCACAACATCGGCCGGGTGCGCCTCGCGGTGACGGCGTCCGACGCGTCGTCGTTCGAGGCTCCCGCCCGGCCGCCGTCGGTGACGGGCCTTTTGGAGGCGGTGCGCAAGGGGGCGGAGCTTTCCGCGGAGGGACGGGATACCCTGATGACATGGTGGCGAACCCAGGATGCCGGGTGGCGGACCCTGCACGAACGTGTGGAGTCCCATGCGCAGCGGAGGCCGGCACCGCGGCTCACCAAGGTGCTCGTCTGCGCCGAGGGGTATCCGGCAGTGCGCATGCATACACAGGGTGGTGATTTCCTGCCCGAGACGCATTTCCTGCTCCGGGGAAGTCCTGAGCAGAAGCGGGGTGTGGCGACCCCGGGGTTTCCCAGGGTGCTTCTTCGCGGCCCGGAGCTCGGGGATCGCTGGCAATGGCAGCCGGCCGGAGGGGAGCGGTTCTCCGGACGCCGTCGCACGCTGGCGGCATGGATGACCGACCTGGACGACGGTGCGGGGGCGTTGCTCGCGCGGGTCATCGTCAACCGGCTGTGGCAACACCATTTCGGCACGGGGATCGTGTCCACTCCGAATGACTTCGGCGTCCAGGGAGCCCGGCCTACCCACCCCGCGTTGCTGGACTGGCTTGCCGGGCAACTCGTTCGCGGAGGCTGGCGGCTGAAGCCCATTCACCGCCTGTTGGTCCTCAGTGATGCCTACCGCCAGTCGTCGCATCCGGTCGCGACGGCGTTCGAAGCGGATCCCGAGAACCTCCTCATTTCACGTCGTGTGCCCCGGCGGATGGAGGCCGAAGTGGTCCGCGATTCCCTTTTGGCGGTTGGCGGCGAGCTGGACCTTCAGCGCTTTGGTCCGGGCAGCCTGAAAGTGGGCATTGGGCGCCGGAGCATTTATCTCACCATCAAGCGGAGCCAGCTGATCCCAATGCTTCAGGCATTCGATGCGCCGGAACCGCTGGTCAGCCAGGCCATGCGCCCGACGACGACGGTGGCTCCGCAGGCGCTTTTTCTGATGAACAGTCCGGAGGTGCGGCGTTGGGCGGGCGCCTTGGCTGCACGGATCCGGGCGGATCCGGAATCGTCGCCGGGCGACTGGGTGACGGCGGCGTGGTGGCGGGCGTTGAGCCGTCCGCCGTCCGCCGGGGAAGTTGCGGAGGCCCTCGAGTTCGTTGACGCGCAACGGACGCGTCAGGCGGCCGCAGGCGTGGCGGATCCGGACGTCGCAGCGTGGACGGATCTGGCGCAGGTGGTGCTGGGATTGAACGAATTCATTTATGTGGACTGA
- a CDS encoding DUF1501 domain-containing protein produces the protein MWTEPAPWTRRDLLRRAGAGAGLLGLAALLREQGLLLPSAMAAPGDPMAPRPPAFPARAKSVIWLFMNGGPSQVDTWDYKPELGRRDGQALEGFDAKTGFFTEAVGPLMKSPFAWAQHGESATWVSDLFPHLARHVDRMAFLHGCHTESNNHSPALFMINTGSTRMGFPCVGSWATYGLGSESRNLPAFVVMSDPLDRGLPKGHASNWGAGFLPSVYQGTWLRPKGEPMDNLRPPPGLNPGAQRAQLDLLANWNQRHRARSAGADHELGARIESFELAFRMQTAAPEAFAVDREPPLVRRLYGMDQPHCGHFAAQCLMARRLVERGVRFVQIYSGGMENQRSWDGHEDLVGNHRGFALETDQPIAGLLADLEQRGLLEETLVIWGGEFGRLPVSQKGSRPGRDHNPHAFTYWMAGGGVQGGVHHGATDELGHRAIAGRVSVNDLHATVLHLMGLDHERLTYFHDGRHFRLTDVAGEVVRPIMA, from the coding sequence ATGTGGACTGAGCCGGCTCCATGGACCCGCAGGGATCTGCTACGACGTGCCGGCGCGGGGGCGGGCCTCTTGGGACTGGCCGCCCTGCTGCGGGAACAGGGGTTGCTGCTTCCGTCTGCCATGGCGGCTCCGGGCGACCCGATGGCCCCGCGTCCTCCCGCGTTTCCTGCGCGCGCGAAGTCGGTCATCTGGCTGTTCATGAACGGCGGCCCGAGCCAGGTGGACACCTGGGATTACAAGCCGGAGCTGGGGCGCCGCGACGGTCAGGCGTTGGAAGGATTTGATGCAAAGACCGGGTTCTTCACCGAGGCGGTGGGACCGCTGATGAAGTCACCGTTCGCATGGGCGCAGCATGGAGAGAGCGCCACCTGGGTCAGCGACCTGTTTCCGCACCTCGCCCGGCACGTGGACCGGATGGCCTTCCTCCACGGCTGCCACACCGAGTCCAACAACCACAGCCCGGCCCTGTTCATGATCAACACGGGCTCGACGCGCATGGGATTCCCCTGTGTCGGTTCGTGGGCCACTTATGGGCTCGGGAGCGAGAGCCGAAACCTCCCTGCGTTCGTGGTGATGAGCGATCCGCTGGATCGCGGATTGCCGAAGGGCCATGCCAGCAACTGGGGAGCCGGGTTCCTGCCCAGCGTGTACCAGGGAACGTGGCTGCGCCCGAAGGGCGAGCCCATGGACAACCTCCGTCCGCCTCCGGGGCTGAACCCCGGCGCCCAGCGGGCACAACTGGACCTGCTGGCAAATTGGAACCAAAGACACCGGGCCCGCAGCGCCGGGGCGGATCACGAGTTGGGGGCCCGCATCGAGAGCTTCGAGCTCGCCTTCCGCATGCAGACGGCTGCTCCCGAGGCGTTCGCCGTGGACCGGGAGCCACCGCTGGTCCGACGGCTCTACGGGATGGATCAGCCTCACTGTGGCCATTTCGCCGCGCAGTGTCTCATGGCCCGGCGACTCGTCGAACGCGGCGTCCGCTTCGTTCAGATTTATTCCGGGGGCATGGAGAACCAGCGCAGCTGGGACGGCCATGAGGACCTGGTCGGAAACCATCGCGGATTCGCGCTGGAGACCGACCAGCCGATTGCCGGCTTGCTGGCCGATCTCGAACAGCGCGGTCTGCTGGAGGAGACCCTGGTGATCTGGGGCGGGGAGTTCGGGCGGCTGCCTGTATCGCAGAAGGGCAGCCGGCCCGGACGCGACCACAACCCGCATGCCTTCACCTATTGGATGGCAGGGGGCGGCGTGCAGGGGGGAGTGCATCACGGCGCCACCGATGAACTGGGCCATAGGGCCATTGCGGGGCGGGTGAGTGTCAACGACCTGCACGCGACCGTCCTGCACCTGATGGGGTTGGATCACGAACGACTCACCTATTTCCATGACGGGCGGCACTTCCGGCTCACCGACGTCGCTGGGGAGGTCGTGCGTCCGATCATGGCGTAA
- a CDS encoding NnrS family protein gives MADIASSPEVRDRPLRPSWSEVCAEPFRLLFPAAAVAGTIGVLMWPLHFAGWLDWYPGAGHPRIMAQGFFGGFIAGFLATALPRVLGVAALRPWETLPLVLLQAAMVACWFVGWIRAGDVLFLAFLAGLAGPLLRRMPARRDLPPPGFLLVAMGLVCAVGGGFLALGLDPVDSSPVLVRWHHLLSYQGFLLLPVAGVSPFLLPRFLHQLQREEFAESRRPPPGWWAAAGRAAAVGLLILVSFAMEAQGWPRTGALIRAVTLAAWLAHEVPWARARVRGPMAGVLRMSLFLVPAGLLFRVLPPSHPVALLHVTLMGGLGLLTLTVATRVVLGHSGQMARLQGPNRWFWSVAILVLLAVVTRVSADLWPRIQASHYIHAALLWTAALLWWGFRVLPGVFRMDPGQ, from the coding sequence ATGGCCGATATCGCTTCCAGTCCTGAAGTTCGGGACCGTCCGCTCCGCCCCTCCTGGTCGGAGGTGTGTGCCGAGCCGTTCCGACTGTTGTTTCCGGCGGCCGCGGTGGCGGGCACAATCGGAGTCCTCATGTGGCCGCTGCACTTTGCCGGGTGGCTGGACTGGTATCCCGGCGCAGGCCACCCGCGAATCATGGCGCAGGGATTCTTCGGGGGGTTCATTGCCGGCTTCCTGGCCACGGCGTTGCCCCGGGTGCTCGGCGTTGCCGCGCTGCGTCCCTGGGAAACCCTGCCACTGGTCCTGCTGCAGGCGGCCATGGTCGCCTGCTGGTTTGTGGGCTGGATCCGCGCAGGGGACGTTCTCTTCCTGGCCTTCCTCGCCGGGCTGGCGGGCCCTCTTCTCAGGCGGATGCCCGCACGACGCGACCTGCCACCGCCTGGCTTCCTCCTCGTGGCGATGGGGTTGGTCTGCGCAGTCGGCGGCGGCTTCCTGGCCCTTGGGTTGGATCCCGTGGACTCATCCCCTGTCCTGGTGCGATGGCATCACCTCCTGTCCTACCAGGGGTTCCTGCTGCTTCCAGTCGCAGGCGTCAGCCCGTTCCTTCTGCCCCGGTTCCTTCACCAGCTGCAGCGCGAAGAGTTCGCCGAATCCCGACGGCCTCCGCCCGGCTGGTGGGCCGCCGCGGGCCGCGCCGCCGCCGTCGGGCTGCTGATTCTCGTGTCCTTTGCCATGGAGGCCCAGGGCTGGCCGCGGACCGGCGCCTTGATCCGGGCGGTGACCCTCGCCGCCTGGCTGGCCCACGAGGTGCCGTGGGCCAGGGCCCGGGTACGAGGCCCCATGGCGGGCGTCTTGCGAATGTCCTTGTTCCTGGTGCCTGCCGGACTCCTCTTCAGGGTCCTCCCGCCTTCCCATCCGGTCGCCCTCCTGCATGTGACGCTGATGGGAGGCTTGGGACTTCTGACGCTGACCGTGGCGACTCGTGTGGTGCTGGGTCACAGCGGTCAAATGGCACGACTGCAGGGCCCGAACCGATGGTTCTGGAGCGTGGCCATCCTGGTTCTTCTCGCGGTGGTCACCCGTGTCAGCGCCGACCTCTGGCCCCGGATCCAGGCCAGCCACTACATTCATGCAGCCCTGCTGTGGACCGCAGCGTTGTTGTGGTGGGGATTCCGGGTGCTTCCCGGCGTGTTTCGGATGGATCCCGGACAGTAG
- a CDS encoding Gfo/Idh/MocA family oxidoreductase produces MNTRSPHTRRAFLKTSIASMGTVSLVPRHILGGQGFTPPSEMLTRAVIGTGGMGMGHVTSINTACKLLAVCDVDANHLAAAVKAGGSDCKGYRDYREVLARKDIDIVHIPTPPHWHALMAVEAARAGKDIWCEKPMTRTVAEGEAVVAAVQQHRRMFRLNTWFRFQDGLYGMGVPAKPIKKAVQAGLLGWPLKATLSASTGFDWKFGWVGRTDLTPQPVPPQLDYDFWLGPAPFKPYHPHRVHGTFRGYWDYDGGGLGDMGQHYLDPVQYLLGKDDESPVEIEADAPPQDADAVGIFRVIRLKYRDGCEIILDGEDRDKSAAFLQGPNGRISKGLASDIPDLETKLAALPDPEPQVTDFVESVKARRKFALNEVNGHRSCTLVNLAKTAMQTGRVLRFDPTTQRFVGDTEANGYLTQPMRAPWTLAV; encoded by the coding sequence ATGAACACCCGCAGTCCCCACACCCGCCGCGCCTTTCTCAAAACCTCCATCGCCTCGATGGGCACGGTGAGTCTCGTTCCAAGACACATCCTCGGCGGCCAGGGATTCACGCCGCCCAGCGAGATGCTGACCCGGGCCGTGATCGGGACCGGGGGCATGGGCATGGGCCACGTGACCTCGATCAACACCGCCTGCAAGTTGCTCGCGGTCTGTGACGTGGACGCCAACCATCTGGCCGCGGCCGTGAAGGCGGGAGGCTCCGATTGCAAGGGCTACCGCGACTACCGCGAGGTGCTCGCGCGGAAGGACATTGATATCGTCCACATCCCCACCCCGCCCCACTGGCACGCCCTGATGGCGGTCGAGGCCGCCCGCGCCGGCAAGGACATCTGGTGCGAGAAGCCCATGACCCGCACGGTCGCCGAAGGCGAAGCCGTGGTCGCCGCCGTCCAGCAGCATCGGCGGATGTTCCGGCTGAACACATGGTTCCGCTTTCAGGACGGACTCTATGGCATGGGCGTGCCCGCCAAACCGATCAAGAAGGCGGTGCAGGCGGGCCTGCTTGGCTGGCCGCTGAAGGCCACGCTCAGCGCTTCCACGGGATTCGACTGGAAGTTTGGCTGGGTCGGCCGCACCGACCTCACCCCGCAGCCCGTCCCGCCACAGCTCGACTACGACTTTTGGCTCGGACCCGCCCCGTTCAAGCCCTACCACCCGCACCGCGTCCACGGCACCTTCCGGGGATACTGGGACTATGACGGCGGCGGCCTCGGCGACATGGGCCAGCACTACCTCGACCCGGTCCAGTATCTGCTTGGCAAGGACGATGAAAGCCCCGTCGAGATCGAGGCGGATGCGCCGCCACAGGATGCGGATGCCGTCGGCATTTTCCGGGTGATCCGGCTGAAGTACCGCGACGGCTGCGAGATCATTCTGGACGGTGAGGACCGCGATAAATCGGCCGCATTCCTTCAGGGACCCAACGGCAGGATCTCCAAGGGCCTGGCGTCGGATATTCCGGATCTCGAGACAAAGCTTGCCGCACTGCCGGATCCCGAGCCCCAGGTCACGGACTTCGTCGAGTCCGTGAAGGCGCGCCGGAAGTTCGCGCTGAACGAGGTCAACGGGCACCGCTCCTGCACGCTGGTGAACCTCGCCAAGACGGCCATGCAGACCGGCCGCGTGCTGCGCTTCGATCCGACGACCCAGCGGTTCGTCGGCGACACCGAGGCCAACGGGTATTTGACGCAACCCATGCGCGCCCCCTGGACCCTTGCGGTATAG
- a CDS encoding amidohydrolase family protein — protein MATRQRIGSWRVILAMWGTVILHGADPMPPPWPGDGWREARRIVDLHQHIAAAEPQMRRAVGILDRSGIGVAVNLSGGTVTAAAGQPSAFERWRDLAEATAPGRFVAYFNLDYTGWDDPGFPEQAIRQVETAHRLGAAGLKEFKRLGLYLRDGAGELIRIDDPRLDGVWRRCGELGMPVSIHVADPRAFWLPYNAQNERWAELKDHPKWWFGDPAQFPPREALLAALSRVIERHPGTTFVAVHFANNAEDLDWVERELVRLPNLNADLAARIPELGRHDPVRLRRLFTTHADRILFASDFQVYDRLILGSAGDAERPTDDEGVAFFLKEWRWLETEDRDWPHMTPIQGDWTISSIGLPPRVLRKIYFDNARRLLARSMPPAVLEARHILRDFSPDGRLDEPEWRNTPAFPLEQESRDGRARPELSTEVRFLWSDRHLYVGYECPFTELTDFGPPVPGERIRSPEALWDRDVVELFVAPSLEHPRHYTEYEWAPNNEALDLQIRDSKPDFDWSSGMEWAVTVHPERRVWICEARIPLASLHGDAPVEGTRWRANVYRIDRANRAFLASNPTLSGTFHTPARFGWLVFRR, from the coding sequence ATGGCCACGCGTCAACGAATCGGTTCTTGGAGGGTGATTCTTGCGATGTGGGGCACCGTGATCCTGCATGGCGCCGATCCGATGCCCCCGCCATGGCCGGGGGACGGATGGCGCGAGGCACGCCGGATCGTGGACCTGCACCAGCACATTGCCGCCGCCGAGCCCCAGATGCGCCGGGCCGTGGGCATTCTCGACCGGTCCGGCATTGGTGTGGCGGTGAACCTGAGCGGTGGCACGGTCACCGCCGCCGCCGGGCAGCCGTCCGCCTTCGAACGCTGGCGCGACCTTGCCGAAGCGACCGCCCCCGGCCGCTTCGTCGCCTACTTCAACCTCGACTACACGGGCTGGGACGATCCCGGGTTCCCGGAACAGGCGATCCGCCAGGTCGAGACGGCGCATCGGTTGGGTGCGGCGGGGCTGAAGGAGTTCAAGCGTCTCGGACTATACCTCCGGGACGGTGCGGGCGAGCTGATCCGGATTGATGATCCGCGCCTGGACGGGGTGTGGCGGCGGTGTGGCGAGCTGGGGATGCCGGTCAGCATCCATGTGGCGGATCCGCGTGCCTTCTGGCTCCCCTACAACGCGCAGAACGAGCGGTGGGCGGAACTGAAGGACCATCCGAAATGGTGGTTTGGCGATCCCGCGCAGTTCCCGCCGCGGGAGGCCCTTCTCGCCGCCCTCAGCCGGGTGATTGAGCGCCACCCCGGGACGACCTTTGTGGCGGTTCACTTCGCCAACAACGCAGAGGACCTGGACTGGGTGGAGCGCGAACTGGTGCGGCTGCCCAACCTGAACGCCGATCTGGCCGCCCGGATCCCGGAACTGGGCCGGCACGACCCCGTCCGCCTGCGCCGGCTCTTCACGACCCACGCGGACCGGATCCTCTTCGCGTCCGACTTCCAGGTGTACGACCGGCTGATCCTTGGTTCCGCAGGCGATGCGGAACGGCCGACCGATGACGAGGGGGTGGCGTTTTTCCTCAAGGAATGGCGCTGGCTGGAAACGGAGGATCGCGACTGGCCGCACATGACGCCGATCCAGGGCGACTGGACGATCTCCAGCATCGGGCTCCCGCCAAGGGTGCTGCGGAAGATCTATTTTGACAACGCCCGACGGCTGCTCGCCCGATCCATGCCACCGGCCGTTCTGGAAGCGCGCCATATCCTGCGGGATTTCTCGCCCGATGGACGCCTCGACGAACCGGAATGGCGGAACACCCCGGCGTTTCCGCTCGAGCAGGAATCCCGGGACGGGCGGGCGCGGCCCGAACTGTCCACGGAGGTGAGGTTCCTGTGGTCCGACCGGCATCTCTATGTCGGCTACGAGTGCCCGTTCACGGAATTGACCGATTTTGGCCCCCCCGTGCCGGGTGAACGGATCCGGTCCCCGGAGGCGCTGTGGGACCGGGATGTGGTCGAATTGTTTGTGGCCCCAAGCCTGGAGCACCCGCGGCACTACACGGAATATGAGTGGGCCCCCAACAACGAGGCACTGGATCTGCAAATCCGGGACTCGAAACCGGATTTCGACTGGAGCAGCGGGATGGAGTGGGCGGTGACCGTCCATCCCGAACGCCGGGTGTGGATCTGCGAAGCCCGCATTCCGCTCGCCTCGCTTCATGGGGATGCACCGGTCGAAGGCACGCGCTGGCGGGCCAACGTGTACCGGATAGACCGGGCGAACCGGGCGTTTCTGGCGTCGAACCCGACGCTATCCGGAACGTTTCACACCCCCGCCCGCTTTGGCTGGCTTGTGTTTCGGCGGTGA
- a CDS encoding quinone-dependent dihydroorotate dehydrogenase: MSWLYRRVARPLLFLQDAESAHNRTLAALALASRWRPALSFTRSLYRPAELPVRCLGLSFPNPVGLAAGMDKKGIALPLWEALGFGFSELGGITWHAQPGNPPPRMFRIAAEEALINRMGFNNAGAPALAQRLEDWRRRHLWPPHPVGINLGKSKITPLDAAAADYADSFAALRTLADFFVVNVSSPNTPNLRRLQDRAALDEILAALQSRNVADTSAPRRPVLVKVAPDLTPDALDEVVDVALARGVAGLVATNTTTERPATADPGLAARYRETGGLSGRPLRQRSTEVVRHLYRQSQGRLALVAVGGISSPADAWEKVIAGANLLQLYSALVFQGPDLAGTIVDGLRERLAGGRWEDAVGSAN, encoded by the coding sequence ATGAGCTGGCTCTATCGCCGCGTCGCCCGCCCGCTGCTGTTTCTTCAGGACGCGGAATCGGCTCACAACCGGACCCTTGCCGCCCTCGCCCTCGCCAGCCGCTGGCGTCCGGCGCTGTCGTTCACCCGGTCCCTGTACCGGCCCGCGGAACTTCCGGTGAGGTGTCTCGGGCTGTCCTTTCCGAACCCGGTTGGACTCGCCGCCGGCATGGACAAAAAGGGGATCGCGCTGCCGCTGTGGGAGGCTCTGGGGTTCGGATTCTCGGAACTGGGTGGCATCACCTGGCATGCGCAGCCGGGCAACCCCCCGCCCCGCATGTTCCGCATTGCCGCCGAGGAGGCGCTGATCAACCGCATGGGGTTCAACAACGCCGGAGCCCCCGCCCTCGCGCAGCGGCTTGAGGACTGGCGACGGCGCCACCTCTGGCCACCCCATCCGGTGGGCATCAATCTCGGCAAATCGAAGATCACTCCGCTGGACGCAGCCGCCGCAGACTACGCGGATTCCTTCGCCGCGCTCCGGACGCTCGCCGACTTTTTCGTGGTCAACGTGAGTTCGCCCAACACACCCAACCTCCGACGACTGCAGGACCGCGCCGCCCTCGACGAAATCCTTGCCGCCCTCCAGTCCCGCAATGTCGCCGACACGTCGGCCCCCCGTCGGCCTGTGCTGGTCAAGGTGGCGCCGGATCTCACGCCGGATGCCCTCGACGAGGTCGTGGACGTGGCGCTCGCGCGTGGAGTGGCGGGGCTGGTGGCCACCAACACCACGACCGAGCGGCCCGCGACCGCGGATCCCGGCCTGGCCGCGCGCTACCGCGAGACCGGCGGCCTGAGCGGACGCCCGCTGCGCCAGCGCAGCACCGAAGTGGTCCGGCACCTGTACCGGCAATCACAGGGTCGCCTCGCGCTGGTCGCGGTCGGCGGCATCTCGTCCCCGGCAGATGCCTGGGAGAAGGTCATCGCGGGCGCCAATCTCCTGCAACTCTACTCCGCACTTGTTTTCCAAGGCCCGGACCTGGCGGGCACGATCGTGGACGGCCTCCGCGAGCGGCTTGCCGGCGGGCGGTGGGAGGATGCCGTGGGCAGCGCCAACTGA
- a CDS encoding ABC transporter permease, protein MSRPKSSPAASRLRRASRRHEWLLLGILAAEVLVFSLAGRNFLTADNIANLVRHSTEIGLLALVMLPVILTGGIDLSVGSLLGLCAVVFGSIWRDWGWPWPLAAGGALVVGALGGGFNASLISGLRLPPLIVTLATYSLFRGLAEALTRGTDAFTRFPESFLFLGSGRVGGIPVQAWILGGAAMLLWLSVHRMTWGRSWRAIGFSPEGALHAGLPVSRRVVTTYVVAGLAAGVAALTYAARLGTAKADAGTGYELAAITAVVLGGASIFGGTGTVAGTLLGVAIIAVLTNGLGRLPATLSIAGELSGLCTGLVLLAALAGSAFSDWWAGRSSRCRGATPGDGTAPTPT, encoded by the coding sequence ATGAGCCGACCGAAATCCTCCCCGGCCGCAAGCCGCCTTCGACGGGCCTCCCGACGGCACGAGTGGCTGCTCCTGGGCATCCTGGCCGCCGAGGTCCTCGTTTTCAGTCTGGCCGGACGCAATTTTCTGACTGCCGACAACATCGCCAACCTGGTGCGCCACTCCACGGAGATCGGTCTGCTGGCGCTGGTGATGCTGCCGGTGATCCTGACCGGCGGCATTGACCTGTCCGTGGGTTCGCTGCTTGGCCTGTGCGCCGTGGTGTTCGGCTCGATCTGGCGCGATTGGGGGTGGCCCTGGCCACTGGCGGCAGGTGGGGCCCTCGTCGTGGGTGCGCTCGGAGGCGGCTTCAATGCCTCCCTGATTTCCGGGCTGCGGCTGCCACCCCTGATCGTCACGCTCGCCACGTATTCGTTGTTCCGGGGTCTTGCCGAGGCCCTGACCCGGGGAACCGACGCGTTCACCCGCTTTCCGGAGTCCTTCCTGTTCCTCGGTTCCGGTCGCGTCGGCGGGATTCCCGTCCAGGCCTGGATCCTTGGAGGCGCCGCCATGCTGCTCTGGCTCTCGGTGCACCGCATGACCTGGGGACGTTCCTGGAGGGCGATCGGGTTTTCCCCGGAGGGCGCCCTGCACGCCGGACTGCCGGTGTCCCGTCGGGTGGTGACCACCTACGTGGTCGCAGGCTTGGCCGCCGGCGTGGCGGCTCTGACCTATGCGGCGCGTCTTGGGACGGCGAAGGCCGACGCCGGCACTGGATACGAACTCGCGGCGATCACCGCCGTGGTGCTGGGCGGCGCCAGCATCTTCGGTGGCACCGGGACTGTCGCAGGCACCCTGCTCGGCGTGGCGATCATCGCGGTCCTGACCAATGGGCTGGGACGCCTGCCGGCCACCCTCAGCATTGCCGGCGAGCTCTCCGGGCTGTGCACCGGGCTGGTGCTGCTCGCCGCGCTCGCCGGATCCGCGTTCAGCGACTGGTGGGCCGGTCGCTCCAGCCGCTGCCGGGGCGCGACACCCGGGGATGGCACAGCCCCGACCCCGACGTAG